The following are from one region of the Bactrocera oleae isolate idBacOlea1 chromosome 6, idBacOlea1, whole genome shotgun sequence genome:
- the msd1 gene encoding augmin complex subunit msd1-like: MNKWKSCLIDEMLTELAISRQSMSQQSNEISDIIDKSNNILLQIESTRGSTNNANTNINNSTNKTYSCKKETVHTLAKIIENAPQMFSANMQTLAAGLSQNSDQFEQYLEQSHQRAEYLSSCVRKLLAIGDTLTQIKTVLHEESDDDVNTSEVYEI; encoded by the exons atgaaTAAGTGGAAATCTTGCTTGATCGACGAAATGCTAACAGAATTAG CAATCAGTCGGCAATCTATGTCTCAGCAGTCGAATGAAATTTCAGACATCATTGATAAGTCAAATAATATATTGCTGCAAATTGAATCTACGCGCGGTAGCACAAACAACGCCAAcactaatattaataattccACAAACAAAACATATTCTTGTAAAAAGGAAACGGTACATACTTTGgctaaaataattgaaaatgcaCCGCAGATGTTTAGCGCCAACATGCAAACTCTCGCAGCCGGTTTGAGTCAAAACAGTGACCAGTTTGAACAGTATTTAGAGCAGAGTCATCAACGTGCTGAGTACCTAAGTAGTTGCGTTAGAAAATTGCTCGCTATAGGCGATACACTTACGCAAATAAAAACGGTTCTACATGAGGAATCTGATGATGACGTTAATACTTCTGAAGTATATGAAATATAg
- the LOC106622607 gene encoding oocyte zinc finger protein XlCOF15 isoform X2: MLHCSEFDYENGNFTRITALDVKIVKSNIVLCEQDSGFKDDIELLDDEGGTIAAECFDKPAIIRRKKGRPPKRYNYQFKCEQCDFVTAYAKYFRTHLSQTHKDDSMRIFKCTQCPEAYVEERFLHEHVKYLHDCVPRQPKFICTKCGKGFPKQSHLTRHSYVHDPAKKPFLCDRCPMRFTNQSTLNRHIEAKHIEHKVHTCADCGKAFGHIYGLKAHRIRLHKMEF, encoded by the coding sequence ATGTTGCACTGTAGCGAGTTTGATTATGAAAATGGAAACTTTACAAGAATTACAGCATTGGATGtcaaaattgttaaaagtaATATAGTATTATGCGAGCAAGATTCAGGCTTTAAGGATGATATTGAATTGCTTGACGATGAGGGTGGGACCATTGCTGCTGAATGTTTCGACAAACCAGCTATCATTAGACGAAAAAAAGGCCGTCCACCTAAACGCTACAATTATCAATTCAAATGCGAACAATGTGACTTTGTCACTGCCTATGCAAAGTATTTTCGTACTCATTTGTCTCAAACACATAAAGACGATTCAATGCGTATATTCAAATGTACACAATGCCCTGAAGCATATGTGGAGGAGCGTTTTCTACATGAGCATGTGAAATATTTACACGATTGTGTGCCACGCCAACCGAAATTCATCTGCACCAAATGTGGTAAAGGATTTCCAAAACAATCACATCTCACGCGACATTCCTATGTGCATGATCCAGCGAAGAAACCGTTTCTATGCGATCGCTGTCCTATGCGTTTCACAAATCAGTCCACCTTAAATCGTCACATTGAAGCGAAACATATTGAGCATAAAGTGCATACTTGTGCAGATTGTGGCAAGGCTTTTGGTCATATTTACGGCCTAAAAGCGCACAGAATACGTTTGCACAAAatggaattttaa
- the LOC106622610 gene encoding uncharacterized protein yields the protein MFLFWNRSSSRNVTPTAKRTREALGEDFVRKLDALHDDALRTGLVTTSDLQEAYRKSRDADLNPNRINLWYVLGILAFIMVVTPIFYEIITFLLGVRCFLPNNYIVSEATRPISDCDFCRDVSGPKILQNLTREEFAPYAYSSQPIIIKNAVAHWKAKQLLNFDYLKGLYERIPGAMDESCPFLHFRSDFKSLHDVFAMPNARSNLSIGETPWYVGWSNCHPVVLEELRKLYPRPHFLPVDAEMPNTDYIFIGYEQGDFMHLDYIPRLVWQAQLQGNKSWIVAPTPECDHVCQSFSFYVEPGDAVLVDTRIWYHGSSIPNKGQFALTIQSEYG from the exons ATGTTTTTG ttttggaaCCGGTCATCATCCAGAAATGTTACTCCCACAGCGAAGCGAACGCGCGAAGCTCTTGGGGAAGATTTTGTGCGAAAACTGGACGCATTACACGATGACGCTTTGCGCACTGGTCTAGTAACAACATCGGATTTACAAGAAGCGTATAGAAAATCTCGAGATGCAGATCTTAATCCGAATAGAATTAATTTGTGGTATGTGCTAGGCATATTGGCGTTCATAATGGTAGTAACGcctatattttatgaaataattacgTTTCTTTTGGGAGTACGTTGCTTTTTACCCAATAATTATATTGTGTCGGAGGCAACAAGACCTATAAGCGACTGTGACTTCTGCAG AGATGTATCAGGACCAAAGATACTACAAAATCTGACGCGTGAAGAGTTTGCACCTTACGCATATTCCTCTCAGCCAATTATAATCAAAAATGCTGTCGCACACTGGAAGGCTAAGCAACTTTTAAATTTCGATTATCTTAAAGGCTTATATGAACGTATACCCGGTGCAATGGACGAGAGCTGTCCATTTCTTCATTTTCGTTCAGATTTCAAATCGTTGCATGATGTCTTTGCAATGCCTAACGCACGTTCTAATTTAAGCATAGGTGAAACGCCGTGGTATGTTGGTTGGAGCAATTGCCATCCAGTGGTATTGGAAGAATTACGTAAACTCTATCCGCGTCCACATTTTTTACCAGTTGATGCTGAAATGCCAAATAcggattatatatttattggctATGAACAAGGCGATTTTATGCAT ttgGATTATATTCCGCGTCTTGTTTGGCAAGCTCAGTTGCAAGGCAACAAAAGTTGGATTGTAGCACCAACTCCAGAATGTGATCACGTTTGTCAATCGTTTTCCTTCTATGTAGAACCCGGTGATGCAG TATTGGTTGATACCAGAATTTGGTACCATGGCAGTTCTATTCCTAACAAAGGACAATTCGCACTCACCATACAATCGGAGTACGGTTAA
- the LOC106622607 gene encoding oocyte zinc finger protein XlCOF15 isoform X1: protein MSSSRNNIFQQHYKTKMLHCSEFDYENGNFTRITALDVKIVKSNIVLCEQDSGFKDDIELLDDEGGTIAAECFDKPAIIRRKKGRPPKRYNYQFKCEQCDFVTAYAKYFRTHLSQTHKDDSMRIFKCTQCPEAYVEERFLHEHVKYLHDCVPRQPKFICTKCGKGFPKQSHLTRHSYVHDPAKKPFLCDRCPMRFTNQSTLNRHIEAKHIEHKVHTCADCGKAFGHIYGLKAHRIRLHKMEF, encoded by the exons ATGAGCTCGagtagaaataatatttttcaaca gCATTACAAAACTAAAATGTTGCACTGTAGCGAGTTTGATTATGAAAATGGAAACTTTACAAGAATTACAGCATTGGATGtcaaaattgttaaaagtaATATAGTATTATGCGAGCAAGATTCAGGCTTTAAGGATGATATTGAATTGCTTGACGATGAGGGTGGGACCATTGCTGCTGAATGTTTCGACAAACCAGCTATCATTAGACGAAAAAAAGGCCGTCCACCTAAACGCTACAATTATCAATTCAAATGCGAACAATGTGACTTTGTCACTGCCTATGCAAAGTATTTTCGTACTCATTTGTCTCAAACACATAAAGACGATTCAATGCGTATATTCAAATGTACACAATGCCCTGAAGCATATGTGGAGGAGCGTTTTCTACATGAGCATGTGAAATATTTACACGATTGTGTGCCACGCCAACCGAAATTCATCTGCACCAAATGTGGTAAAGGATTTCCAAAACAATCACATCTCACGCGACATTCCTATGTGCATGATCCAGCGAAGAAACCGTTTCTATGCGATCGCTGTCCTATGCGTTTCACAAATCAGTCCACCTTAAATCGTCACATTGAAGCGAAACATATTGAGCATAAAGTGCATACTTGTGCAGATTGTGGCAAGGCTTTTGGTCATATTTACGGCCTAAAAGCGCACAGAATACGTTTGCACAAAatggaattttaa
- the indra gene encoding zinc finger protein 423, which yields MWQAGAKKDEHQPRFFIEMNFSKIIVSKMKVCKLCKSKSDAVFEPNEHLLGTQISDIIKFIFSDNSLEFPPKFYICSACAASLVQAKIVLKRLSEALPHSRNAEKVNISNNKNDDSDEAANEKNSINESSKVSANEKFLQDWIFRCTHCEYTTKKPKLYKTHLTTKHELNNPRIYQCMYCSESYQRINAIQNHIGSIHENKPREKRQRRKTIAFDSPSVLSSTTISKQVDNNTSLINVNNETNVAKKNNNSYQADGINDYEFTCAHCVYKSIHAKHFKRHLSVKHNDEDIRIYKCRRCPSTYCRLFALNNHIAYEHENKPKPQRQKSVALEQSILAKDELIKPKEEILSDNEDLRCEHCLYQARDSKTLRNHMITLHKTNNLTQNDYFPEILNDNINQTDNNYKNNPYSESIYENQLEQQEDHLFQAPFKKPRNQLSSSEISSSEWVFQCIRCNFGCAKKKLFKAHLINEHGIYNSDVYKCPNCSSTYERYSSLQNHMAMSHSVDLTGIESDSSQDHVAKKQKLNGIASGTEKHPLEDSSQEQTPSKKRKIEREKSKESCVVCDKHFSTVDKLRAHMDKHHGGDEIKKCPNCDAQFRSLEKYEAHLFSEKCLNTKLACQYPGCPKRFSRPSKMQQHMREKHPDLID from the exons ATGTGGCAAGCAGGCGCCAAGAAGGATGAGCACCAGCCAcgcttttttattgaaatgaatttttcgaaaataattgtGTCCAAAATGAAAGTGTGCAAGTTGTGTAAAAGTAAATCCGATGCTGTATTTGAGCCCAATGAACATTTACTGGGCACTcaaatttctgatattataaaatttatatttagtgaTAAC TCGTTGGAGTTCCCaccaaaattttacatatgttcCGCATGTGCTGCGTCGCTGGTACAAGCTAAAATTGTTCTAAAGCGGCTATCGGAGGCTTTACCACATAGCAGAAATGCGGAAAAAGTAAACATATCCAACAATAAAAACGATGATAGCGATGAGGCGGCTAATGAGAAGAATAGTATAAATGAAAGTAGCAAAGTGTcggcaaatgaaaaatttctacAGGATTGGATATTTCGTTGTACTCATTGCGAGTACACTACCAAAAAGCCTAAATTGTACAAAACTCATTTAACCACTAAGCATGAATTAAATAATCCACGCATTTACCAGTGTATGTATTGCTCTGAATCATATCAACGCATAAATGCCATACAAAATCACATCGGCAGCATACATGAAAATAAACCACGTGAAAAACGACAACGACGAAAGACAATTGCATTTGATTCGCCAAGTGTATTAAGCAGCACAACCATAAGTAAACAGGTGGATAATAACACTTCACTTATTAATGTAAACAATGAAACTAATGTtgctaagaaaaataataatagttatcAAGCAGATGGTATCAACGATTATGAATTTACATGTGCTCACTGTGTATATAAAAGCATTCATGCAAAACATTTTAAGCGGCACTTATCAGTTAAACACAATGATGAAGACATAAGAATTTATAAGTGCAGGCGATGTCCTAGTACATATTGCCGGCTATTTGCTTTGAATAACCATATCGCTTACGAACATGAAAATAAACCTAAACCACAACGCCAAAAGTCTGTAGCTTTAGAACAAAGCATATTAGCCAAAGACGAGTTGATTAAAcctaaagaagaaattttgagtgATAATGAGGACCTAAGATGTGAACATTGTCTTTATCAAGCGCGTGACTCAAAAACGCTTAGAAATCATATGATAACATTGCATAAAACTAATAACCTAACTCAAAATGATTATTTTCCGGAGATCCTAAACGACAACATTAATCAAACAGacaacaattataaaaataatcccTATTCGGAGAGCATATACGAAAATCAACTAGAACAGCAAGAAGATCATCTATTCCAAGCACCTTTTAAAAAACCACGTAATCAACTAAGTTCGAGCGAAATATCATCTTCAGAATGGGTTTTTCAATGCATACGTTGTAATTTTGGATGCGctaaaaagaaattattcaaagcGCATTTAATTAATGAACATGGTATATATAATAGCGATGTATACAAGTGCCCTAACTGTTCGTCAACATACGAACGTTATAGCTCGTTGCAGAATCATATGGCAATGAGTCATAGCGTTGATTTGACAGGTATAGAATCTGATTCTAGTCAAGATCACGTTGCAAAGAAACAAAAACTCAATGGAATTGCGAGTGGTACAGAAAAACATCCACTTGAAGACAGCAGTCAGGAGCAAACACCGTCTAAAAAacgtaaaattgaaagagaAAAAAGTAAAGAATCTTGTGTGGTATGTGACAAACATTTTTCCACGGTGGACAAGTTGCGCGCTCATATGGACAAACATCATGGCGGTGACGAAATCAAAAAGTGCCCTAATTGTGATGCACAATTCCGTTCGTTGGAAAAATATGAGGCACATCTGTTTAGCGAGAAATGTCTCAACACTAAGTTAGCCTGTCAATATCCTGGCTGTCCGAAACGTTTTAGTAGACCATCAAAGATGCAACAACATATGCGTGAGAAACATCCCGATTTAATAGACTAA
- the Hmbs gene encoding porphobilinogen deaminase, producing the protein MTNDKDKTIRVGSRKSELALIQTKHVIARLQKLYPKKKFEIHTMSTIGDRVLNISLPKIGEKSLFTRDLEDALRNGGVDFVVHSLKDLPTALPTGMAIGAVLEREDARDALVLREEYKGLTIETLPKGCVIGTSSLRRTAQIRRQYPNLTVCDIRGNLNTRLAKLDAANSKFAGIILAQAGLVRMGWEQRISQVLEPTDLLYAVGQGALAVECRANDEEVLSMLQSLMCLSTTCRILAERSFLKTLGGGCSAPVAVWSNLDGDLTETNQNNCNSALSLVGAVWSLDGATEIRDKKACTFAKEEVKKAANDDNANLVEDTDDDSSDQPPTKRRRSNESSSPEQRHSPPVINDDAEMEKLTAAYTMGDIIEKHISLAKHCPVISADLHKIEMINSVENGNDNGNVSVNVDFRAGGDSNLNNPHCPLKMNVGQDFMGECPFVSKEEKITLATAGKCPVTNELLQKPNDETDNVVVAAVPSTSKCPFANMHSTANDNEFSSSAPDAAAGKCPFLQKTVKMFDYADEEKPQPKSVPVLIEDVDNLYCGLYQHACYNRELYIRSDALGRLLAEELIKKGALEVMKCAQAEIHSKA; encoded by the exons ATGACAAACGATAAGGATAAGACTATACGTGTGGGCTCCAGAAAAAGTGAA TTAGCGCTGATTCAAACGAAACATGTCATTGCACGTTTACAAAAACTCTATCCCAAAAAGAAATTCGAGATCC ataccaTGTCAACGATAGGCGATCGTGTGCTCAACATATCACTGCCAAAAATAGGCGAGAAAAGCCTTTTCACACGAGATCTCGAAGACGCATTACGCAACGGCGGTGTAGATTTTGTTGTACATTCGCTCAAAGATCTGCCCACCGCGCTACCAACTGGTATGGCGATTGGTGCCGTACTGGAGCGTGAAGACGCTAGGGATGCTTTGGTGCTGCGTGAGGAATACAAGGGTCTCACTATCGAAACATTACCAAAGGGTTGTGTGATAG GCACTTCTTCGCTACGGCGCACAGCTCAAATCCGTCGGCAATATCCTAATCTAACCGTTTGCGATATACGCGGTAATCTGAATACACGTCTTGCGAAATTAGATGCCGCTAATTCGAAATTCGCTGGCATAATACTCGCACAAGCTGGTCTTGTACGCATGGGTTGGGAGCAGCGCATCAGTCAGGTGCTAGAACCGACTGATTTGCTCTATGCTGTCGGTCAAGGTGCCTTGGCTGTTGAATGCCGTGCCAACGATGAGGAAGTGCTCTCAATGTTGCAAAGTTTAATGTGCCTGTCAACAACCTGTCGCATATTAGCCGAGCGTAGCTTTCTCAAAACTTTAGGTGGAGGCTGCAGTGCCCCCGTAGCAGTTTGGAGTAATTTAGATGGTGATTTAACTGAAACAAATCAAAATAACTGTAACAGCGCGTTGTCATTGGTGGGCGCCGTCTGGAGTTTGGATGGGGCTACCGAAATACGCGACAAAAAAGCCTGCACCTTCGCCAAAGAGGAAGTGAAAAAGGCTGCTAACGATGACAATGCAAATTTAGTTGAAGACACTGATGATGATAGCAGCGATCAACCGCCTACTAAACGACGCCGAAGCAACGAGTCAAGTAGTCCCGAACAACGTCACAGTCCACCAGTGATAAATGACGATGCAGAAATGGAAAAGCTTACAGCCGCCTACACCATGGGCGACATCATTGAAAAACACATAAGCTTAGCAAAACATTGCCCTGTCATTAGCGCTGATTTACACAAAATAGAAATGATAAACAGTGTAGAAAACGGCAATGATAATGGAAATGTTAGCGTAAATGTGGATTTTCGCGCTGGCGGCGACTCGAATTTAAACAATCCGCATTGCCCCTTAAAAATGAATGTGGGGCAGGATTTTATGGGCGAATGCCCATTTGTAAGTAAAGAAGAAAAGATTACATTGGCTACAGCGGGGAAATGCCCCGTTACCAATGAGCTGCTACAAAAACCGAACGATGAAACTGATAATGTTGTCGTTGCGGCCGTACCGTCTACCTCAAAATGTCCGTTCGCCAACATGCACAGCACTGCGAATGATAATGAATTCTCAAGCAGTGCGCCAGACGCGGCAGCGGGCAAGTGTCCGTTCCTACAGAAAACTGTAAAAATGTTCGACTATGCCGACGAGGAGAAGCCACAACCTAAGTCGGTTCCAGTGCTGATTGAAGATGTAGATAATCTATATTGTGGTTTGTATCAGCATGCATGTTACAATCGTGAATTGTATATACGTAGTGATGCCTTGGGCCGACTATTGGCTGAGGAATTGATTAAAAAGGGTGCCTTAGAGGTTATGAAATGCGCACAAGCGGAAATACATAGCAAAGCATAA
- the msd5 gene encoding augmin complex subunit msd5, with protein MKMSLQSVDFSQISKHIYKNHNEHERNIKEYRVKTSIINLSGFYENYQREVKEINSEITPSKDNPTVADFADIFKAFEEYPSNLHKPKRLPTKEQQQRMNCTMARDMTIMVNTREQSPCSTSLQNIMRSAAELPSASEIYNDFKKFQQKLIQFLNETQQQDVSALSYEKKLDQLCAFGKQLEKLCPTVNDTKQAFTHEEERKLQSILANLEELNYIRENQEIFTNGAPTVNAQSARTDSFMNLITYLLNTVSNM; from the coding sequence atgaaaatgtctTTGCAAAGTGTTGATTTTTCACAAATCTctaaacacatatataaaaatcataatgAGCACGAAAGGAATATAAAAGAGTATAGGGTAAAAACTTCAATTATTAATCTGTCGGGGTTTTATGAAAACTATCAGCGTGAAGTTAAAGAAATTAATTCTGAAATTACGCCCTCCAAGGACAATCCTACAGTAGCGGACTTCGCAGATATATTTAAAGCATTTGAAGAGTATCCCTCCAATTTACACAAGCCTAAACGCCTTCCAACAAAAGAACAGCAACAGCGTATGAATTGTACAATGGCAAGAGACATGACCATAATGGTTAACACACGTGAACAATCACCATGTAGTACTTCACTACAAAATATAATGCGTAGTGCAGCGGAACTACCTTCAGCCTCAGAGATCTATAATGACTTTAAGAAATTTCAACAGAAACTTATACAATTTCTAAACGAAACACAGCAACAAGACGTAAGCGCTCTGTCCTATGAAAAGAAATTGGACCAATTATGTGCATTCGGGAAGCAGTTGGAAAAACTATGTCCAACTGTAAACGATACTAAGCAAGCCTTCACACATGAGGAGGAAAGAAAGTTACAATCTATACTTGCTAATCTAGAAGAGCTTAATTATATACGTGAAAAtcaagaaatatttacaaatggcGCGCCAACAGTAAATGCACAGTCAGCGCGCACAGATAGTTTCATGAATTTAAtcacatatttattaaacacAGTTTCTAATATgtaa